ATGGGGAATACGGCCATTGTCTATGCTGTGCTGTGGGACCGGCGTCTTCACACCCCCATGTACATATTCTTGGGCAATTTCTCTCTCCTAGAAATATGTTATGTCACCACGACCATCCCTAATATGTTGGCCAATTTCCTGTCCACAAGCAAGACTATCTCCTTTGTGAGCTGTTTCACACagttctacttcttcttctcttttggaTATGATGAGGGCTTCTTCCTTTGCATCATGGCCTTTGACAGGTACCTTGCCATCTGTCATCCTCTACACTACCCACGCATCATGACTAAACAGCTGTACACCGGCCTTGTCATCTTTGGATGGTCAGGTGGGCTCATCCTCTTCCTAACTCCAGTTGTTCTCATTTCACAGTTGCCCTTCTGCGGCCCAAATACCATCAACCATTTTTTGTGTGATCCTGTCCCTCTGATGATGCTGTCTTGTTCTGAAGACACTATCATTCAGCTCATTTACTCTACTTTCAATGCTTTTTTCATGATTGGCACcttcctctttattctttgctCCTATGCTCTGGTGATTCTGACTGTGCTGCGGATGCCCTCACGGGCTGGCCAACACAAGGCTCTCTCCACTTGTGCTTCTCATTTGGCAGTTGTCGTCCTGTTTTATGGCTCCATTATGGTGATGTATATTTGTCCTGGATCAGGACACCCAGCGAAAATTCAAAAATTCGTTACCTTATTTTATTCTGTGATAACACCCCTCTACAGTCCTTTAATATATAGCCTCAGGAACAAGGAGATGAAGACTGCTCTGAGGAAAATCTTTGGAACTGGACACGGTGttcataaaatgtaaatgagaGTTGAATTCCATCTCTCAAGTGCAAATTACTTTAATAAAACATGAGTGATATATTTGTccataaattaagttttattaagAAACTACTACTATCATCTTAAACACCACTCACCACAAGATGCAGTAGTCTTATTCAGGAATATGTTTTAGCAAGTGGATTCAATTTTGTTTTGAGTTAAATATCAAGTAAGTGAAATTTTAGTATCTAAGCCCATTAGTCCTTCTATATGTAATTCAATTTCTAAAAAGAAGACAGAGTCTATTGCGCATTACTGAGTTGAAGCAACTGTTACACATGTAACAGACatcatagattgctttgggtattaatGCTATACCAATAATTCTATATGAGACATATTGACCAATAAAGAAGATTCAAATTTGAAGGAAGTCTACCTTGTCAGAATGCAGCATGTGTCTTTAAAGACATAGACTAAGAGCCTTAGCTGGGTATTAGTGACTTTTCAGAGTGTACAAGACAAGGATTAGGAACTTAAAGTGCATTAACTACCTCGAATATAGTAAAGATAAGAGCTAAACAAAGTCTAAGACATTTCTCAGAGCATAACTCACTTTGGGGTAAATCCAGTTAAACAACAGCTTCTGGTACCATGTGAGTTTTAATGTTAGCACtatgtgaattattttaatataagtatccttaaaactatttctataaacttcatacttgtcagaatggctaaaatcaaaaacacaagaagcaagtgttgacaaggatatggagaaaaagaaaccctcgtgccctcttggtgagaatgcaaaccgGTTCAGGCAccacagaaaacagtatggaggttcctcaaaaaattaaagaattacatatgatccagtaattccaccactgggtatttacccaaagaaaatgaaaatgctaattagaaaagatatatgcacccctagattcattgtagcattatttacaaatgcTGAGATATAGAAGTGATCCAactgtccatccatagatgagtggataaagaagatatggtatacatattatacacaatggaatattactcagccataaaaaagaatgaaatcttgctgttcaCAATGACATGGGTGGGTCTaaagagtacaatgctaagtaaaataagtc
This genomic window from Ursus arctos isolate Adak ecotype North America unplaced genomic scaffold, UrsArc2.0 scaffold_6, whole genome shotgun sequence contains:
- the LOC113249079 gene encoding olfactory receptor 11G2-like, with translation MSSKPKNAPSTETTNSISHFILMGFPSSPEMQLLYFGLFSVVHILTLMGNTAIVYAVLWDRRLHTPMYIFLGNFSLLEICYVTTTIPNMLANFLSTSKTISFVSCFTQFYFFFSFGYDEGFFLCIMAFDRYLAICHPLHYPRIMTKQLYTGLVIFGWSGGLILFLTPVVLISQLPFCGPNTINHFLCDPVPLMMLSCSEDTIIQLIYSTFNAFFMIGTFLFILCSYALVILTVLRMPSRAGQHKALSTCASHLAVVVLFYGSIMVMYICPGSGHPAKIQKFVTLFYSVITPLYSPLIYSLRNKEMKTALRKIFGTGHGVHKM